The following coding sequences lie in one Spinacia oleracea cultivar Varoflay chromosome 1, BTI_SOV_V1, whole genome shotgun sequence genomic window:
- the LOC110785725 gene encoding uncharacterized protein: MSGVTLAVAPGSGPDKTSNPETNPFQSNIQEQTSTTGILGSLRIIELQLVAFIMVFSISGLVPLLELIYPAFVSIYIIALSRFAFPSYSNVRAHSVEIFKGSSLFRVYVILGTTIGLFLPLAYVLGGFARGDDHAVKSATPHLFLLSFQILTENIISGLSLFSPPVRALVPLLYTVRRIFVILDWMQDVWINNALEVNAPVKDVAWFWLGRSLAVANLVYFSINLLCFLVPRFLPRAFERYFTERDEIHKKIAEDTTRRTATNASKPSDKKSD; the protein is encoded by the exons ATGTCTGGTGTAACATTAGCAGTAGCTCCTGGTAGTGGACCAGACAAAACCTCAAATCCTGAAACCAACCCTTttcaatcaaatattcaagaacAAACTTCCACAACCGGAATTTTAGGATCATTACGGATCATTGAACTCCAACTAGTAGCCTTCATTATGGTGTTTTCAATCAGTGGACTAGTCCCACTCCTCGAACTCATCTATCCGGCCTTTGTCTCTATTTACATAATTGCCCTCTCACGTTTCGCTTTCCCTTCTTATAGCAACGTCCGAGCTCACTCCGTAGAGATCTTTAAGGGAAGTAGTCTTTTTCGGGTTTATGTAATTTTGGGAACCACAATTGGGTTGTTCTTACCCCTTGCGTATGTCTTAGGAGGGTTCGCAAGAGGGGATGATCATGCGGTAAAGTCTGCTACGCCTCATTTGTTCTTGCTATCATTCCAAATACTCACCGAGAATATAATTAGCGGGCTATCGTTGTTTTCCCCTCCGGTTAGGGCGTTGGTTCCGTTGTTGTACACGGTACGGAGGATCTTCGTTATCCTTGATTGGATGCAGGATGTTTGGATAAACAATGCCTTGGAAGTCAATGCTCCTGTCAAG GACGTCGCATGGTTTTGGTTGGGGAGGAGCTTGGCAGTGGCCAACCTAGTGTATTTCTCCATCAACCTGTTGTGCTTTTTGGTGCCACGTTTCCTTCCGCGAGCATTTGAGAGGTACTTCACTGAAAGAGACGAGATCCACAAGAAGATAGCAGAGGATACTACGCGGAGGACTGCTACAAACGCGTCTAAGCCTTCCGATAAGAAGTCCGACTGA